The Candidatus Neomarinimicrobiota bacterium genome contains the following window.
CAGCCAGTTCCCGAGTATTGTCCAGAGCTGGCTGGGTGGGCAGCACCCGGAGACGATAACAAGCCAGGGATGGAGCCATAAGGATATCCTCATATCCCATCTGGATCAGTTTGGAGAGGTGATCAGGTGAATAATTCGGTTCATAATTCCACTCCATAAGGACCACGTCTTTACGTAGCTTTTGGGCAATGTCTTGATTTTTCACCAGGTGGTCATCCCAGATCATGGGGGTTTTGCCCAGGTCATGCACCTGACCGATGAGATGATTGACATAATCCGTCCAGACCGTGGCTTCATCCAGATCCAGGCTTTCATACAGGCTGTTGAGCTTGACCTCATCGCAACCCAGATGGATAAATTTGGAAGGAAACAGTCCTACAACTTCCTGAATCAGATCCTCCATGAGCTGGGTGGTTTCCAGATGGAGTGGATTGATGGCATGGAAGACCAGTTTGCCGGATTTCTGACCCACATAGAGATGTTCATAATCGGGATGATCGGTGAGGTACCGGGTATGTCCAAAGACTTCGAGTTCGGGGATGATCTCGATTCCCCGTCTGTTGGCATGGGCAATCAGTTGCTTAATCTCAGCAGGAGTAAAGGCTCTGGGGTGGGCTAGTTTTTCAAAACCAGGAAGCTGGATGGAGAGCCCGTGATCATCGGAAAAATGCAGCACCAGTGTATTCATGCCCCACTCCGCCATAAAATCAATCAGGCGATGATAATAGTCGTGTTGTTCCATGAGGCGGGCACAGTCGATCATGATCCCGTTACGCAGGGGCTTGTCCTGAACCCGCGGTTGACAGCTCATGACAAGGAGGACCAGACCAAGAAATACAAACAGGGGCAGGAGGGTTTTCATCATGATGCCTCACTTTTTACGACGGACGAGTGACTGGACCAAATAAAATAGTTCAAATTTGGATATCACGAGAGATAATTGTTCTGTCGATGCCGGTTACAAAAAAGGGCTCCCAGCGGGAACCCTTTTTTGTAACCTTTGCCCTCTCAGGGTCTAAAAGTAATGACCTATTGTGGACCTGCTGAGGGACAGCAACTATAGTATTCTATATCGCCATAATATCCTGCCTTTGTATAACGATAGGTATCACTACCAAATGCACTAGCTCCAACAAGTGTATTGGAACCACTTGTTGCATCCACGGTGAGTACAGCATGCGCTTTCACAATGAATAAATCTGCGCAGGTTAAGCCAGTATCTGCAAATGGAATCGTGATGGTATAATTATCGGCCGGTAGATCGGTAGCCACAATATAAGAGTTAGCATTATAAGCTGAAGGATCACCAAAGTTTCTAAATGTGGGGTTTATCTCCAGGTGAACCTCACCCAAATCAGCCTCATCATTGGTGTCAAAGGTGATATACAGATTGTCTTCATCGTTGGCTATGGAAACTAAGCCTGCATCCAGACCAGTACTTGCATACAGCGTTTCGCTGGTACCACAGTCAGATAGGATTAAAGCCAGGTAGAATCCGAAGTTAACCTGTGACTCATCTCCCACCAGATTGGCCAGTATATAACCTCCTGCATTTTCATCTGCTTCAAAATCACCAGCTGGCGTATCAGAAATCACGGTGTAATCGAGACCGGTCTGGAGGTGTTCAAAAAGGTATGATCCATCAGCAGCTGTGACCGTAGTATAAAGGTTACCATCACTTCCACTTGCTGTGACAGTCAGGCCTTCAAAACCAGCATCGCCGACATCAAAACCGCCTGAGCTGTTGACATCTTCATAGACGTTACCAGATATAGACGCGAAACAACTAGACGTATAGCTTAGATAACTCCACCATTTTTTCCCAGCCTCCTCAAAACAGGCAGGCGAGGCGGCGTCACCAGCATAGGCACGCATGGTGTGGTGGTGACCGTGTCCATGATGACTATTTCCGTGATGATCACAATCCTCGTCTTCATCCTCGTCTTCACCATCATCTTCGTTATCATCTTCGTCATCATCTTCGTCATCATCTTCAGCGATGCATTTAACTTTTGCATCAGCAGTAATGTAAAAGCTACCATCACAAAAAGTCTCAGCGGGAATCACAGCTGTGTAGGTAAAAGCATTGATGTGATTTGCAGAATAATCAGCGTGACCGGGCGAGGGTCGTTTGTTGGATATATCATCCAGACTGGTCCAGACAAAAACATGGATTTTTTCCAGCTCAACGGTTTCATCTGTGGTATAGGTGACGTAAACATTCTCATCATCATTGGTGATGCTGACTGTACCGACATCAATATTTTTATCAGCCCACAGGGTGTAGTTGTAAACACCAAAATCTGAATTCAACTCATTTAAACCTGCAAATTCACCCTCTGCTGGACAGGGGATATTATCATGGCCACCACCTTGATGTTTGGCCAGCGAGTTGTCGCCAAAATCACTGTTTTGTGGATCCACGACATTCTCACAACTGAGTAACCCAAATATTGAAACAACGGAAATTAAACCGATTAGAAATTTTTTCATTTTTAAAGCTCCTCGCTAAACTATTTACAAAATAAGCTCCGAAATATAATTGATAAAAATCCGGTGACAAGTGAGCTTAATCAACTCCTCAATCTGTCATAAAAAGAAAAAACATGAGGCACAAGCCCTCAAACTCCCAAGAGCTCAACTGACAATCGGAAAATAATGGAGACCATATTAATCTCTTTTCTTGTAATATGCCTTGCTGTGGTTCGTTTTGCTGAAATTATTATTCAATTCTGAGCATTTAGGAAAAGTAGGGTAAATGGACTCAAACTGAGTTGAGTGCCACCACGGGTCAGTAATTTCAATGCTTTGGGTATCACAAAAAATCCTGCTTCAAAAAATGACTGCCAGTATTTTTAGTACCGCTATGGCTAGCGACGATGGTTTTTGGGAGAAACGAATTGTCATGGAAAGTTATCAGGCTTTCCCCCATCCCGCTGACGCTACCTTTCATTTCGAGTATTATTTTTGTCCATGGGAATTCCTGTGAGACGTTGATATTGTCACGGGCAATCACAGAAGCATAATTGGACCAACCCAGGAGCAAACGAATCACTCAAATAATGAATCAAACTGCCTCAGATCTTATTCAATTGAGGACCTCCTGGCGCAGCTGCACAGGTATGCCCATCCCCCATGAAAAACTATCTCTCCTGGACGAGTTTGTAAGGAGCAAATCCCAGGGTGTTTTCGGAGATTCAGTTCGATTTGAATTGGTGGCAGCCAGGTCTGGTGATTCGAATGAATTAAAAGGACTGGGGACCTATGGCTTTATTCGCGGTGCCAGCGGGTTTGTTGTGGGTGCGGTGGACAAGCAAATCAACAATCTGGAAGATTATGGCTTTTTAATGGAAGATATTGTCCTCTTCGCTACGAACCTGGGTCTGGCGACCTGCTGGTTGGGTGGATCCTTTCAGAAGGATAACTTTTCAGCAAGAATCAATATTCAGGATCATGAAGTGGTCCCTGCAGTTGTGTCTGTGGGCATAGGGGCAGATAGCAGAAATCTTGTTGATCGGGTCATCCGCAATGTTGCTGGATCAAAAAAACGTCTGCCCTGGAATCAGCTCTTCTTTGAAACTGATTGCCGCACCCCGCTGTCTCGAGCTAAAGCACAAAAATTTGGTGAAGTGTTTGACATGGTTCGCCTCAGTCCTTCAGCTTCCAACAAGCAGCCCTGGAGAATTGTGATGGATGGTAACAGTTTTCATCTCTTTCTAAAGCGAACAAGTGGATATCGTAAACCCATGTTTAGTGACCTTCAGAGAATCGATATGGGAATTGCCATGTCGCATCTTGAAGCTGTTGCAAGGGAGCTCAATTTTGATGGAAACTGGGAACGCTCTGAGGTTTCTTTCAAACATCCTGATAGTTGGGAATACAACATTACCTGGGTTGGTGTGTAATTTTTCCAGTTATTTCATCAAGGCTATTTTGATGGCCCGGCGCTGTTAATCCGCAGCCACTCCATTCTATCACATAACAACTTCAAGCTGCTTCTTTTTGCAAGTCTTGTGTTGGTCAAGTAAATACATGTTATAGATTAAGTGGTTTACTGACAGGGGATCCATCCAGTGATCCTCTCAAATCATTTCGCGTAACATGACATAACAAAGCTCAGGCTTTGGGGGTATTATGAAAAATTCCATCCTCTTGGTAATACTAACGACGGTGTTGTTAGGTCAGACAGAACCGCTCAAAGATCTCATGCACGTCAATCCTCGGGTTTTCGTGCTTCAAAATGCCGTTGTTCATATAGAACCAGGACAGTCCATATCCAATGCCTCCATTGTTATCAGAGATGGTATTATCCTGGAGGTAGGCACCAAGGTCAATGTGCCAGAGGATGCGGCTATAATAGATATGGACGGGGATCATATCTATGCCGGGTTTATTGATGCCTGGGTTGATGTGGACTCTATGGATTTACAGCAATCCCACCGATCTCACTGGATAGATGTGGTTCATCCAGAGTGGGTTGCTTCTGACAGTTATACCCCTGATGACAGGTCAGTGAAGGAACGCAGGAAGCTTGGCTTCACCCAGCTCCATACCGGATTGACAAAAGGTATTTTTCGCGGACAATCCTCGCTTATTGACATGGATGGATCAGCCTCCATCACTATCCCGGCTGTGAGTCAGGTACTGGATTTTTATACCCGGGATAGAGGTGAAGATGGATACCCCGAGGCCCTCCTGGGGACCATTGCTGTAATGCGCCAAACACTCTATGATGCTGAATGGTATGAAAAAGCTCAGAAAATCTACACCAGACACCCAGATAAGAACGAACAGCCCACAGCAGACCTCGCCCTGGCCACCCTGGCTGAAGCTCGTTCCCAGGGGATCCCATTTTTATTCAGGACTGCCCATGAAACAGCTGCCCAGCGCGCTATTGACATTTCAAATGAATTTGACCTGAAACTCTGGCTCATCGGTTCCGGGTATGAATATAGACGTTTGTCTGAAATAGCAGAGGCTAACCCCTTTATCATTTTGCCGTTAAACTTCCCCGGTAAACCCGATGTCACACAACCCTATCGTGCAGATCAGTATACCACGGAGCAACTTAAACACTGGGACATGGCACCAGATAACGCACAAAAGCTGGTCAATTCAGGGGTTGAAATTGCATTCACATCACATGGCCTGGAAGATCTGAAGCAGTTTCGAAAAAATCTCGTAATGGCCATAGAACGGGGACTCACTGAAACCGCCGCCCTGGCAGCACTCACAACCACTCCTGCCAAACATTTTGGACTGGCCAAAACCCACGGCAAAATCAAGGCAGGCTATCAGGCTAATTTTGTAGTGGTTCGTGGAAACTATTTTGAGGCCTCCAATCCCGTGCAGTCCATCTGGGTCAGAGGCTCCAGATATGATATAGATCTCAACTTCGATGATGAATTTGATGGCCTCTGGGATTTTTCTCTGGAGGAAATGCATGGAGAACTGACCATCAAGGCGAGCCCTTTTAAAACCTCAGGAAGTATCAAGCTGGATACCACCACTATCTCTCTGGATAATCTAAAACTGGATGGCTCACAGATCTCCTGGAGTACCGAGCTACCAAACACCACCCCTGGAATGATCAGATTCAAGGGTTTCTGGACCGATGAAAAACTTTCAGGTGTTGCACTTTATCCAGATGGCAAGGAACATGAGTGGATGGCGTCAAATCATACTGCCGCAGCTCCACAAATTGATACCTCAACTGTTTTGTCCAGCGAACTAAAATTGAGCTTCCCCGAAGGGGCTTTTGGGTTTGAACAACTTCCCCAACAACCCAGCTTTCTTTTTATTAATGATGCCACACTATGGACATCCGGCCCTCAAGGGATTATTGAGAAGGGTGACCTGCTGATCCAGAAGGGCAAAATCAAGAAGGTTGGCACTGACCTGACACCTCCCAGGGGCGCTATGATCATTGAAGCGAATGGTAAGTTTGTTACACCCGGGCTTATCGATTCACACAGCCATACTGCTGCAGCATCTGTGAATGAGGGTTCACAAAGCATCACCTCAGAGGTGCGTATCCAGGATGTTCTCGATCCAGACGACATCAGTATCTATAGAGAGCTGGCCGGCGGTCTCACCACTATTCAAGTCTTGCACGGATCAGCCAACACCATTGGCGGCCAGAACTCTGTGATCAAATTGCGCTGGGGATCAGATGCACATGATTTGATCATGAAACGAGCTCCCCAGGGACTCAAATTCGCACTGGGTGAAAATGTAAAGCAGTCCAACTGGGGTGATAAAAACGTCACCCGCTATCCCCAGACCCGTATGGGTGTGGAGCAGATTTTGAGAGATGGATTCACGCGCGCCCGGGACTATAAGACCAATCTGGAGAACTATTCAAAAAGATCGCTCTGGCGCAAGACCCTCACTCCTCCACGTCGTAATCTGGAACTGGATCCACTGGTTGAAGTCCTGGAGGGCACACGCCGGGTACATGTCCACTCCTACCGCCAGGATGAGATCCTCATGATGCTTCGCGTGGCTGAGGATTTTGGATTCACAGTCACCAACATGGAGCATGTGCTGGAGGGCTACAAAGTTGCCGATGAAATGGCGCGACATGGAGCTGGAGCTGCTACCTTTTCAGATTGGTGGGCTTATAAATTTGAGGTCTACGATGCCATTCCCTATAATGCAGCGCTTATGCAGAATGCCGGGGTGCTGGTTTCCTTTAAGAGCGATTCAGATGAACTGGCACGACGCATGAATCTGGAAGCCGCCAAGGGGATTAAATATGGTGGTATGACGGAGATTGAGGCCCTGAATACAGTGACCATCAATCCTGCGAAGCAATTAAAGATCGATAAATGGGTGGGGTCACTTGAAGAAGGCAAGGATGCTGATTTTGCGGTCTGGAGCCACTCCCCCCTTTCAACTCAGGCCGTCTGTGAACAAACCTGGGTGGATGGAAAGCCTTATTTCAGTCTGGAGCAGAATGCAGAATTGCTGGCTCATGACAAGCAGCTTCGTCTGGATATCATCCAGAAAATTCTGACTACCAAAGATGAAGACAGGCAAGGTGCATCAGCTGACCCGGAGAACCATAAATATCAACGGGCCGATCGAGATAACCAGGCCTGGGAAGGAGGTGCCAGATGAAACGAATCTTGTACCTATTCCTGATATTGATGACATACATCTGGGCTTCGGATCAGATTCCAGCAGCTCCTCAAACCAAACCTATCCTCATCAAACATGGAACCTTGCATACCGTTTCCCATGGTGTTTTGGATGGTTTTGATCTTTTATTTGAGCGGGGCCTGATTACCCGCATAGAAAAGGACATCGCTCCTACTGCTGAAATGGAAATCATCGATGCTTGCGGGCTACATATTTATCCCGGGTTGATAGCTGGTGTATCTGCATTGGGGCTGGTTGAGATCTCTGCAGTACGAGCCACCCTTGATTATGATGAAGTAGGAGATATAACTCCAGAAGTGCGGGCCAACGTGAGCTACAACCCGGATTCCGAATCCATACCCGTCACCCGC
Protein-coding sequences here:
- a CDS encoding nitroreductase translates to MDQPRSKRITQIMNQTASDLIQLRTSWRSCTGMPIPHEKLSLLDEFVRSKSQGVFGDSVRFELVAARSGDSNELKGLGTYGFIRGASGFVVGAVDKQINNLEDYGFLMEDIVLFATNLGLATCWLGGSFQKDNFSARINIQDHEVVPAVVSVGIGADSRNLVDRVIRNVAGSKKRLPWNQLFFETDCRTPLSRAKAQKFGEVFDMVRLSPSASNKQPWRIVMDGNSFHLFLKRTSGYRKPMFSDLQRIDMGIAMSHLEAVARELNFDGNWERSEVSFKHPDSWEYNITWVGV
- a CDS encoding family 20 glycosylhydrolase, which gives rise to MMKTLLPLFVFLGLVLLVMSCQPRVQDKPLRNGIMIDCARLMEQHDYYHRLIDFMAEWGMNTLVLHFSDDHGLSIQLPGFEKLAHPRAFTPAEIKQLIAHANRRGIEIIPELEVFGHTRYLTDHPDYEHLYVGQKSGKLVFHAINPLHLETTQLMEDLIQEVVGLFPSKFIHLGCDEVKLNSLYESLDLDEATVWTDYVNHLIGQVHDLGKTPMIWDDHLVKNQDIAQKLRKDVVLMEWNYEPNYSPDHLSKLIQMGYEDILMAPSLACYRLRVLPTQPALDNTRELAVAVEQGLSPGLINTIWLPMRYLQNSMWYGIAYSADLINHPGEFDLRAFHKRFAENVFGIPLSDELHEYLSQWPGLHLDRKAYTAITNNHYDLSDEPEKISELEGVNQLAQKLVSQFPQDQPVKNLEILASMQLSARVVQVISQGLLIMHDPTGDAAIESQWQAELERVIAAVDAEWDQGRYADDPQKFTAKFSNLESSYLLVVLKKLAQAGAS
- a CDS encoding amidohydrolase family protein, whose product is MKNSILLVILTTVLLGQTEPLKDLMHVNPRVFVLQNAVVHIEPGQSISNASIVIRDGIILEVGTKVNVPEDAAIIDMDGDHIYAGFIDAWVDVDSMDLQQSHRSHWIDVVHPEWVASDSYTPDDRSVKERRKLGFTQLHTGLTKGIFRGQSSLIDMDGSASITIPAVSQVLDFYTRDRGEDGYPEALLGTIAVMRQTLYDAEWYEKAQKIYTRHPDKNEQPTADLALATLAEARSQGIPFLFRTAHETAAQRAIDISNEFDLKLWLIGSGYEYRRLSEIAEANPFIILPLNFPGKPDVTQPYRADQYTTEQLKHWDMAPDNAQKLVNSGVEIAFTSHGLEDLKQFRKNLVMAIERGLTETAALAALTTTPAKHFGLAKTHGKIKAGYQANFVVVRGNYFEASNPVQSIWVRGSRYDIDLNFDDEFDGLWDFSLEEMHGELTIKASPFKTSGSIKLDTTTISLDNLKLDGSQISWSTELPNTTPGMIRFKGFWTDEKLSGVALYPDGKEHEWMASNHTAAAPQIDTSTVLSSELKLSFPEGAFGFEQLPQQPSFLFINDATLWTSGPQGIIEKGDLLIQKGKIKKVGTDLTPPRGAMIIEANGKFVTPGLIDSHSHTAAASVNEGSQSITSEVRIQDVLDPDDISIYRELAGGLTTIQVLHGSANTIGGQNSVIKLRWGSDAHDLIMKRAPQGLKFALGENVKQSNWGDKNVTRYPQTRMGVEQILRDGFTRARDYKTNLENYSKRSLWRKTLTPPRRNLELDPLVEVLEGTRRVHVHSYRQDEILMMLRVAEDFGFTVTNMEHVLEGYKVADEMARHGAGAATFSDWWAYKFEVYDAIPYNAALMQNAGVLVSFKSDSDELARRMNLEAAKGIKYGGMTEIEALNTVTINPAKQLKIDKWVGSLEEGKDADFAVWSHSPLSTQAVCEQTWVDGKPYFSLEQNAELLAHDKQLRLDIIQKILTTKDEDRQGASADPENHKYQRADRDNQAWEGGAR